A window of Alkalinema sp. FACHB-956 genomic DNA:
GATCGAATCACCGATCGGTAACTCTGGAGGGATCGGTAACTCTGGAGGACGCCCTCTGCTCCCCAGCCTTCCCAGCGGTCACGATCAGTTATTTTGACCACAGACTGCCCACCTTTGCCCTGCCGCCCCAGGAACTAGACAACCTCCGCCTCGTCCATGGTTCCTGCCGCAAACCCCACGGCGACGGGGTCGATGCCTTGGCGACCTTGGATGATTTGATTGACCGGGCGATCGGTTCAGAACAACCCCGCCCCCACCAACTGTGGCTGACCGGGGATCAGATCTATGGCGATGATGTGGCCGATCCCTTGCTTTGGGTCGCGACCCAGGTGGGGGATGATTTACTGGGCTGGCGGGAGGCATTGCAACTGCGCTCCAAGGCTGCCGCAGCGAAGCGATCGCCCTCTAACCGATCCCTCTCCAATCGCCCGCCCGCTGACTGCACCAGTTCCCCAATCGAGGCCCTAGAACCCCTGGCTGCTGAAGAATCGGAACAAGCCCGCACGGAATTACTGGCCGATTTGGCGATCGCGGAGGAATTGCGCCCCGGAACCCGCAGTCAGGTGGCGACCAAGGCGGCAGGATTTACGGCAGGGTTATTGAAAAAGTCCCATAAGGTCAATAGTCATTTGCTGAGTTTGGGCGAATTCTATGCGGCCTATCTTTTAGCGTGGTCGCCGATTTGCTGGATCACACAATTTCCCACGGGCGCAGATCAATTTGGTCGATCGTCATCGCGCAAAGTCGATCCCCATCGCACGGCCAAGCAAGCGGCTAAACAATGGGATCGGGAAGTGCGGGATATCCAAGCCTTTATTCACAGCCTGTGGAAAGTGCGACGGGCGATCGCCAATGTGCCGATGTACTGCATTTTTGACGACCACGATGTTAGTGATGATTGGTATCTCAATCAGGCTTGGTGTTTGCGCGTGTTGAGTAAACCCTTGGGGCGACGGGCGGTGCAGAATGCGTTACTGGCCTATGCTGTGTTTCAGGGCTGGGGCAATACCCCGGACCGATTTGCAGCGGGCCAGTTGGGGGAACAGTTGTTACAGGCGGCGGCGCAATGGTCGGCCTCCCAGGGGCAAGATGCTCAGGTTTGGGAACGGTTAGGACAGTTATTGGGAATGCCCCAGTTCGATCGCACGGGGGTTCCGATTTTCGTTCGGGATGGCGATATGTGGGTACTTAGTCGGCACCCCGACGCGCTTCCCTGGCATTACAGGTTACAGAGTCCTTGCCACGATGTGATCGTGCTGGATACCAGAACTTGGCGCGGCTACCCGATCGCAGAAAAGATCATCGCTCCACCGACATTATTATCTCCCAGCGCCTTTCAGGAGCAGTTACAAAAGCCGTTGCAGGAGATATCACAACAACCGTTGAATCCAGAAGTATCTAAGACAGACTCTACACGTCCCACTCGCATAACCTTTTTGATTGCACCAACCAATCTTTTTGGTTTACAGGCGATCGATTGGATTCAGCATTGGTATTTACGTCAGAATAAAGTCTTTGCCCATGATGTGGGGGATGCTTGGAATATTCGTCTACCAGCATTGGCGAACCTGTTGACAACATTGTTAAATCAAGACCAATCGGTTGTCGTTTTATCGGGGGATATTCACTATGGCGCGGCAGTGGCGCTAGATTACTACCCGTTAAATCCAGCCCAGGCCAGTCATCGTCAATTGGTGCAGTTAACCTCTAGCGCTTTAAAAAATGAAGAATTGATCACTCGACTGATTCAAACGCGCTTGAAACAATGGCTGTTACCAGAACGCGATCGTTTGTGGATTGGCTGGCAAGATCCGATCGCCATGATGCCTGTCGCAAAAGTTCCTAACTCTACGCAACCCGCCGATCGGCCATTCAACGATCGATCCCTCAACGATCGCCCCGTACCAGACTGGTATTGTAAACTGGCTTGGATTCGGCCTCGGCCTCCGCAGCGAGTGGGCCGGGTAATTGGTTTAGAGGCTCCGCAGCCAGGGCGATCGGAGGTAACGCATCGCCGTTTCTGGGGGAATCGATTACGGCGTTGGTTGGTCGATATCTTTGCGCCGCTGAATCATTGGTTTCAGGCAGGGTCTGAAGTGATCGGGCATAACAATTTAGGCCATGTGCAAGTTCGTTGGGATGCGGCCCAGCAACAATTTATTGTGACGCAGGATCTGTATTGGCGACGATCTACGGCACCGAGTGTTCTAGTATGCAGTCGGTTTTGTACGTCAACCCACCAACCCGATCGTGGCAAGCAGCTGTAACTCAGTCCCTAAGACCACTGGAGGCTATTGCCTCCCCATCAGTGGATTATTCAAAGGGAGATGCTGTCCCAAACCCCTGGATTAGCATCCCCCTGGGATTGAGAATCGATTTATTTCACACACCAAACTTCATACTCCACCACCAACCCAGGAAAAGCCAACGCATTGACAACCCGTAGAGTTCCTGCAGCGGGTTTTACCTGAACAGTTTGGAAATAACCAGCAAAGCGCCCTAAAATTGCGTTGAAGTCGGCCTCGCTATAGCCATTCACAAGCGTAAATTCAATTCGAGCAATGTCACTGCGATTAAGTTGGTTTTGTCGCAAGAAGATATCTAACTCATTCAGAACGTAGTCGGTTTGAGCAATATAGTTACCAGGAGACACAATTGAGAAGTTAGGCTGTTGAGCTGCAATACCGGAAAAGAAATACCAGTTTTTGATATTACTGAGTTTCAAACCCCAATTAAAAATACTCGTGAAGTTAGGTAAACGTGGATTTTCTAGCGCCTCTTTCCGCAAACCTTGACGATTGGTTTGGGCATTGACCGAGCTCACAAAAATAAAAATCACGAGCAGCGGCACAACCAAAAACACCAGTAATC
This region includes:
- a CDS encoding PhoD-like phosphatase — protein: MTDRVASLPLILAGPILQHTDPESVTVWVALKAPRQVTLRIYATSQNGAGIESLRMEGQRSTVPLGQFLHVVAVTATSTVGDQVSDRATGSLKAGEVYAYDLDFQPLDSPEGGISPNLRSNHRSVTLEGSVTLEDALCSPAFPAVTISYFDHRLPTFALPPQELDNLRLVHGSCRKPHGDGVDALATLDDLIDRAIGSEQPRPHQLWLTGDQIYGDDVADPLLWVATQVGDDLLGWREALQLRSKAAAAKRSPSNRSLSNRPPADCTSSPIEALEPLAAEESEQARTELLADLAIAEELRPGTRSQVATKAAGFTAGLLKKSHKVNSHLLSLGEFYAAYLLAWSPICWITQFPTGADQFGRSSSRKVDPHRTAKQAAKQWDREVRDIQAFIHSLWKVRRAIANVPMYCIFDDHDVSDDWYLNQAWCLRVLSKPLGRRAVQNALLAYAVFQGWGNTPDRFAAGQLGEQLLQAAAQWSASQGQDAQVWERLGQLLGMPQFDRTGVPIFVRDGDMWVLSRHPDALPWHYRLQSPCHDVIVLDTRTWRGYPIAEKIIAPPTLLSPSAFQEQLQKPLQEISQQPLNPEVSKTDSTRPTRITFLIAPTNLFGLQAIDWIQHWYLRQNKVFAHDVGDAWNIRLPALANLLTTLLNQDQSVVVLSGDIHYGAAVALDYYPLNPAQASHRQLVQLTSSALKNEELITRLIQTRLKQWLLPERDRLWIGWQDPIAMMPVAKVPNSTQPADRPFNDRSLNDRPVPDWYCKLAWIRPRPPQRVGRVIGLEAPQPGRSEVTHRRFWGNRLRRWLVDIFAPLNHWFQAGSEVIGHNNLGHVQVRWDAAQQQFIVTQDLYWRRSTAPSVLVCSRFCTSTHQPDRGKQL